Proteins co-encoded in one Opitutus terrae PB90-1 genomic window:
- the tuf gene encoding elongation factor Tu, protein MAKAAFQRTKPHVNVGTIGHIDHGKTTLTASILAVQSRKGLAEIKSYADIAKGGTVRDATKTVTIAVSHVEYESDKRHYAHVDCPGHADFVKNMITGAAQMDGAILVVSAADGPMPQTREHILLARQVGVPKIVVFLNKVDLIDDKDLLDLVEEEIRDLLTKYQFDGKNAKIVRGSATAAIEGKPEGEAAIQELMNAIDTEIPEPAREMDKPFLMSVEDVFSITGRGTVATGRIERGVVKLNDTVEIVGLRDTSSTVVTGIEMFRKLLDRGQAGDNVGLLLRGVDKDGIERGQVIAAPKSITPHKKAKAEIYVLSKDEGGRHTPFFNGYRPQFYFRTTDVTGVVNLPQGVEMIMPGDNISVDIELISAIAMEKTQRFAIREGGRTIGAGRITEIVE, encoded by the coding sequence ATGGCTAAAGCTGCATTCCAACGCACCAAACCGCACGTGAACGTCGGCACGATCGGCCACATCGATCACGGCAAGACGACGCTGACCGCATCGATCCTCGCGGTCCAGTCGCGCAAGGGCCTTGCCGAAATCAAATCCTACGCGGACATTGCGAAGGGCGGCACCGTGCGTGACGCCACCAAGACCGTCACGATTGCGGTTTCGCACGTGGAGTACGAGTCGGACAAGCGCCACTACGCGCACGTCGACTGCCCGGGGCACGCCGACTTCGTCAAGAACATGATCACCGGCGCCGCGCAGATGGACGGCGCGATTCTCGTCGTGTCGGCCGCGGACGGCCCGATGCCGCAGACCCGTGAGCACATCCTCCTCGCCCGCCAAGTCGGCGTGCCGAAGATCGTGGTGTTCCTCAACAAGGTCGACCTGATCGACGACAAGGACCTCCTCGACCTCGTCGAAGAGGAAATCCGCGACCTGCTGACCAAGTACCAGTTTGACGGCAAGAACGCGAAGATCGTTCGTGGCTCGGCCACGGCGGCGATCGAGGGCAAGCCCGAGGGCGAAGCGGCGATCCAGGAACTGATGAACGCGATCGACACCGAGATTCCGGAGCCGGCGCGCGAGATGGACAAGCCGTTCCTGATGTCCGTCGAAGACGTCTTTTCGATCACGGGCCGCGGCACCGTTGCCACCGGCCGTATCGAGCGCGGCGTGGTCAAGCTGAACGACACGGTCGAGATCGTCGGCCTGCGCGACACCAGCTCCACCGTCGTGACCGGCATCGAAATGTTCCGCAAGCTGCTCGATCGCGGCCAGGCAGGTGACAACGTCGGTCTGCTCCTCCGTGGCGTGGACAAGGACGGCATCGAGCGCGGTCAGGTTATCGCCGCTCCGAAGTCGATCACCCCGCACAAGAAGGCCAAGGCCGAGATTTACGTTCTCTCGAAGGACGAGGGCGGCCGCCACACCCCGTTCTTCAACGGCTATCGTCCGCAGTTCTACTTCCGGACGACGGACGTGACCGGCGTCGTCAACCTGCCGCAGGGCGTGGAGATGATCATGCCGGGTGACAACATCTCGGTCGACATCGAGCTGATCTCGGCGATCGCGATGGAGAAGACGCAGCGCTTCGCCATCCGTGAAGGCGGCCGCACCATCGGTGCCGGTCGTATCACGGAGATCGTCGAATAA
- a CDS encoding ExbD/TolR family protein, with amino-acid sequence MITRPLDLASKLRSEPRSFDVLFYVNVGLIGLFFMVFGSRFVLAPGLGLDFRMPELRGALAGAAPTQRVISVLPSGQIFADPGLMNMPQLREWLKVEARKLKEPSLLIRAREDVRVARLAEIVGAAYEAGFTKVVWGAEEPPTSPGGGR; translated from the coding sequence GTGATCACGCGTCCGCTGGATCTCGCCTCGAAGCTGCGGTCCGAGCCGCGGAGTTTCGACGTGCTGTTCTACGTCAACGTCGGGCTGATCGGGCTGTTTTTCATGGTGTTCGGCTCGCGGTTCGTGCTCGCGCCGGGACTGGGGCTCGATTTCCGGATGCCGGAGCTCCGGGGCGCCCTCGCGGGGGCGGCGCCGACGCAGCGGGTGATCAGCGTGCTGCCGTCGGGCCAAATCTTCGCCGATCCGGGACTCATGAACATGCCGCAGCTGCGCGAATGGCTGAAAGTGGAGGCGCGCAAGCTGAAGGAGCCGTCGCTGCTCATTCGGGCGCGGGAAGATGTGCGCGTGGCGCGGCTGGCGGAAATCGTCGGGGCGGCTTACGAGGCGGGCTTCACCAAGGTGGTCTGGGGCGCCGAGGAGCCGCCGACGAGCCCGGGCGGAGGGCGGTGA
- a CDS encoding MotA/TolQ/ExbB proton channel family protein codes for MSALDLSLFAQGGPMMWVLLVIALIGLVLFVERVLFLHRGQIRSTAFINGIKNILAKRRLVEALTVCEETPGPVAAVVKAALLHADEDADTMRFYVQEAAVVELPALERRVGAIAAIAQVAPLVGLLGTVLGMVTTFTGFQKDYATASVLAAGMWQALLATAASLMLAIPAHLAHHFLTGRIRAIVRDVEWAGNEIMRYLLTEYRGVQPGERIEEAKS; via the coding sequence ATGTCCGCTCTCGACCTGAGTCTCTTCGCCCAAGGCGGTCCCATGATGTGGGTGCTGCTCGTGATCGCGCTCATCGGTCTCGTGCTCTTCGTCGAGCGCGTGCTGTTCCTGCATCGGGGGCAGATCCGGTCGACGGCGTTCATCAACGGCATCAAAAACATCCTGGCCAAGCGCCGGCTGGTGGAAGCGCTGACCGTCTGCGAGGAGACGCCCGGGCCGGTCGCGGCGGTGGTCAAGGCGGCGTTGCTGCACGCCGACGAGGATGCGGACACGATGCGCTTTTACGTGCAGGAGGCGGCGGTGGTCGAACTGCCGGCGCTCGAACGCCGGGTCGGCGCGATCGCGGCCATCGCGCAGGTGGCTCCGCTGGTCGGCCTGCTCGGCACGGTGCTGGGCATGGTGACCACGTTCACCGGGTTTCAGAAGGACTACGCCACCGCGAGCGTGCTGGCCGCGGGCATGTGGCAGGCGTTGCTCGCGACGGCGGCCAGCCTGATGCTCGCGATCCCGGCGCACCTCGCGCACCATTTCCTGACGGGGCGGATCCGCGCGATCGTGCGGGACGTGGAATGGGCGGGCAACGAGATCATGCGATATTTGCTCACCGAATACCGTGGCGTCCAGCCGGGTGAGCGGATCGAGGAGGCAAAGTCGTGA
- a CDS encoding LemA family protein, producing the protein MIALIVLGALLALVLIVGLWIVGIYNTLVALRNRFKNAFAQIDVQLKRRYDLIPNLVETAKGYLKHERETLEAVIKARNIALGAAQTAAANPADANAVRNLGAAETGLTGALSRLMVVAEQYPDLKANQNMMQLTEELTSTENKIAFARQAYNDSVMTYNTSRETFPNVIFAGMFGFLPAELFKIDDATERNAPKVSFT; encoded by the coding sequence ATGATTGCTCTCATCGTTCTGGGCGCCCTCCTCGCCCTCGTTCTTATCGTCGGTCTGTGGATCGTCGGGATCTACAACACCCTCGTCGCGCTCCGCAATCGGTTCAAGAACGCGTTCGCGCAAATCGATGTTCAGCTCAAGCGCCGCTACGACCTGATTCCCAACCTCGTCGAAACGGCCAAGGGTTATCTCAAGCACGAACGCGAAACGCTCGAGGCCGTCATCAAGGCCCGCAACATCGCGCTCGGCGCCGCCCAGACCGCCGCGGCCAACCCGGCCGACGCCAATGCCGTGCGCAACCTCGGTGCCGCCGAAACCGGTCTGACCGGCGCGCTCTCGCGGCTCATGGTCGTCGCCGAGCAGTATCCGGATCTCAAGGCCAACCAGAACATGATGCAGCTCACCGAGGAGCTGACCTCGACCGAGAACAAAATCGCGTTCGCCCGGCAGGCTTACAACGACAGCGTGATGACCTACAATACGAGCCGGGAAACCTTCCCGAACGTGATTTTCGCCGGGATGTTCGGCTTCCTCCCCGCGGAACTCTTCAAGATCGACGACGCCACCGAGCGCAACGCGCCGAAGGTTTCGTTCACCTGA
- a CDS encoding M48 family metalloprotease yields the protein MDFFEAQARAKKRTSRLVVLFILAVLGTILASYIAAVIGLRSAMEQREHRYDRDGYLETVSSMPWWQPKLFFGVSSGVLAIVGIASLAKWSEFSAGGSAVAESVGGRRIAPQTTDLRERRLLNVVEEMAIASGLPVPAVYVLEDEPGINAFAAGLTTNDAVVAVTRGTLDKLNRDELQGVVGHEFSHILNGDMRLNLRLTALLFGILVLGLAGRGILWSMRYAAAGRSRRDKNAGGIVVVILFVGLALLIIGYVGYFFGRLIQAAVSRQREFLADASAVQFTRNPGGLTGALKKIGGYALGSKLQTSKAAAIGHFFFAQSFRSGFTGLWSTHPPLAERIKAIEPQFDGTMFTPPEKVDVEQESFVSAGLHPAKPQPSPAKLEAFSAAAAIATIGALSAEQVSNAGTLLTAVPPRLREATRSVAEAPILLCGVLLDSDPAVRQQQRALVAQHAGPDALAALDQLTPDLRALGAEHKLPLVQLTLPTLRQLPPAELSAFLGTLDELVHADERVSPFEFALQKLLTRGLSLERSPKSAVVQFYSFRALSAEIATVLSALAHCATENPDEARDAFATGAGQLKLLEGPLSFVATSPDYAALDAALEKLAAASLPIKQRTLLACAHVVSANGSVSVAEAELLRAFAATLDCPMPPLAAPR from the coding sequence ATGGACTTCTTCGAAGCCCAGGCTCGCGCGAAGAAACGCACCTCGCGGCTCGTCGTGCTGTTCATCCTCGCGGTGCTCGGCACGATTCTCGCGAGCTACATCGCCGCCGTCATCGGACTGCGTTCGGCCATGGAGCAGCGGGAGCACCGCTACGATCGCGATGGCTATCTCGAGACCGTCAGCTCGATGCCGTGGTGGCAGCCGAAACTGTTCTTCGGCGTCAGCAGCGGCGTGCTCGCCATCGTCGGCATCGCCTCGCTGGCGAAATGGAGCGAGTTCTCGGCCGGCGGCTCCGCCGTCGCGGAAAGCGTCGGCGGTCGCCGGATCGCGCCGCAAACCACCGATCTGCGCGAGCGCCGGCTGCTCAACGTCGTCGAGGAAATGGCGATCGCCTCGGGCCTGCCCGTGCCCGCGGTCTACGTGCTCGAGGACGAACCCGGCATCAACGCCTTCGCCGCCGGGCTCACCACCAACGACGCCGTGGTCGCGGTGACGCGCGGGACGCTGGATAAACTCAATCGCGACGAGTTGCAGGGCGTCGTCGGCCACGAATTCAGCCACATCCTCAATGGCGACATGCGGCTCAATCTCCGGCTCACCGCGCTGCTGTTCGGGATTCTCGTGCTCGGCCTCGCCGGCCGCGGCATTCTCTGGAGCATGCGCTACGCCGCCGCCGGGCGCTCGCGTCGGGACAAGAACGCCGGCGGCATCGTCGTCGTCATCCTGTTCGTCGGGCTCGCGCTGCTGATCATCGGCTACGTCGGCTATTTCTTCGGCCGGCTGATCCAAGCCGCCGTGTCGCGGCAGCGGGAATTTCTCGCCGACGCTTCCGCGGTGCAGTTCACCCGCAACCCCGGCGGGTTGACCGGCGCCCTGAAGAAGATCGGCGGCTACGCGCTCGGCTCGAAGCTCCAGACGAGCAAGGCCGCCGCCATCGGGCATTTCTTTTTCGCGCAGAGCTTCCGCTCGGGGTTCACCGGATTGTGGTCAACGCATCCGCCGTTGGCAGAGCGGATCAAGGCGATCGAGCCGCAGTTCGACGGGACGATGTTCACGCCGCCCGAAAAGGTCGATGTCGAGCAGGAGTCGTTTGTTTCCGCCGGTCTCCATCCCGCCAAGCCGCAGCCGTCGCCCGCCAAGCTCGAGGCGTTCTCCGCTGCCGCAGCCATCGCCACCATCGGCGCGTTGTCGGCGGAACAGGTGAGCAACGCCGGGACGCTGCTCACGGCGGTGCCGCCGCGGCTGCGCGAAGCCACCCGCTCGGTCGCCGAAGCGCCCATTCTGCTCTGCGGCGTGCTGCTCGACTCCGATCCCGCGGTGCGGCAACAGCAGCGCGCGCTCGTGGCCCAGCATGCCGGCCCCGACGCGCTCGCCGCGCTTGACCAGCTCACGCCCGATCTGCGCGCGCTGGGCGCGGAGCACAAGCTGCCGTTGGTGCAGCTTACCCTGCCCACGCTCCGTCAGCTCCCGCCCGCCGAGTTGTCGGCGTTTTTAGGAACCCTCGATGAACTGGTGCACGCCGACGAGCGTGTGTCGCCATTCGAGTTTGCGCTGCAGAAGCTGCTCACCCGCGGTCTCTCGCTCGAACGCTCGCCGAAATCGGCCGTCGTCCAGTTCTATTCGTTTCGCGCGCTGAGTGCGGAGATCGCCACGGTGCTGTCCGCGCTTGCGCACTGCGCCACGGAAAACCCCGACGAAGCCCGCGACGCCTTCGCGACGGGCGCCGGACAACTCAAGCTGCTCGAAGGTCCGCTTTCGTTCGTCGCCACCTCGCCCGACTATGCGGCGCTCGATGCCGCGCTCGAAAAACTCGCCGCCGCCAGTCTGCCGATCAAGCAGCGCACGCTGCTGGCCTGTGCGCACGTGGTGAGCGCCAACGGCTCGGTCTCCGTGGCCGAAGCCGAGTTGCTCCGCGCCTTCGCCGCCACCCTCGACTGCCCGATGCCGCCACTGGCTGCGCCACGCTAG
- a CDS encoding SufE family protein translates to MRLAARANSLTEELLHLPDPQERLAAAVDRARRAPKLPPEDRLPAARVPGCSSSVWLRGELRDGRCYFRADADSPVVRGLASLLADFFDGARPSEIVASQADPLELLDLKRSLTPTRRHGLAAVRAAIQEFARTSLINADDAAPS, encoded by the coding sequence ATGCGTTTGGCCGCACGCGCAAATTCGCTCACCGAAGAACTGCTGCACCTACCCGATCCGCAGGAGCGGCTCGCGGCCGCCGTGGATCGCGCGCGGCGCGCCCCGAAACTGCCGCCGGAGGATCGCCTGCCCGCCGCGCGCGTGCCCGGCTGTTCGTCCAGCGTCTGGTTGCGCGGCGAACTGCGCGATGGCCGCTGCTATTTCCGCGCCGATGCCGACTCACCCGTCGTGCGCGGGCTCGCCAGCTTGCTGGCCGATTTCTTCGACGGGGCCCGGCCTTCCGAAATCGTCGCGAGTCAGGCGGATCCGCTCGAGCTCCTGGACCTGAAACGCTCGCTCACGCCTACGCGCCGCCACGGCCTCGCTGCCGTGCGCGCGGCCATTCAGGAGTTCGCGCGCACCAGTCTGATCAACGCCGATGACGCCGCGCCGTCGTGA
- a CDS encoding TatD family hydrolase, with product MISLFDAHNHLQDAWLAPHRDRVLADLPPAGVAACVVNGTSEADWPDVAQLCASATALLTLLPSYGLHPWNVGNAAPGWREQLLRHLDSGVPTGALAAVGEIGLDRWILDRARPDDSRLAGLRRAPLEEQIIAFTWQLELAAERDLPATIHCLDAWGALHEVLRRTRLPARGFLLHAYGGSAELAREFAALGAYFSFNGYFLGERQAARRAIFKTLPLDRLLVETDAPAMPLPASHRTHELPGLADGNPINHPANLGAVYAGLAELRGMPLEELAPQIEKNFRRLFGAPTPAPAST from the coding sequence GTGATTTCTCTTTTCGACGCGCACAACCACCTCCAGGACGCATGGCTCGCGCCGCATCGCGATCGCGTGCTCGCCGACCTGCCACCGGCTGGCGTAGCCGCCTGCGTGGTCAACGGCACCAGCGAAGCCGATTGGCCCGACGTGGCTCAACTCTGCGCGTCCGCCACGGCTCTGCTCACGCTGCTGCCGAGCTACGGTCTGCATCCGTGGAACGTCGGCAACGCCGCACCCGGTTGGCGCGAGCAACTCCTCCGTCATCTCGATTCCGGCGTGCCCACCGGAGCCTTGGCGGCGGTCGGCGAAATCGGCCTCGATCGCTGGATCCTCGACCGCGCCCGGCCCGACGACTCCCGGCTCGCCGGTCTGCGGCGCGCGCCGCTCGAAGAGCAGATCATCGCTTTCACCTGGCAGCTCGAACTCGCCGCCGAGCGCGATCTCCCCGCGACGATCCACTGCCTCGATGCGTGGGGCGCGCTCCACGAAGTGCTCCGGCGCACGCGGCTACCGGCGCGCGGCTTTCTGCTCCACGCCTACGGCGGCTCCGCCGAACTCGCGCGTGAGTTCGCGGCTCTTGGCGCTTACTTTTCCTTCAACGGCTACTTTCTCGGCGAACGCCAGGCCGCCAGGCGCGCCATCTTCAAAACTCTTCCGCTGGATCGCCTGCTCGTGGAAACCGACGCACCGGCGATGCCGCTCCCGGCGAGCCATCGCACGCACGAACTTCCCGGCCTCGCCGATGGCAATCCGATCAATCATCCCGCCAATCTCGGCGCCGTCTACGCCGGCCTCGCTGAGCTGCGCGGCATGCCGCTCGAGGAACTCGCCCCGCAAATTGAAAAAAACTTCCGGCGACTGTTCGGCGCGCCCACGCCCGCGCCCGCTTCAACCTAA
- a CDS encoding tRNA threonylcarbamoyladenosine dehydratase, with translation MAEFEERFSGVARLVGKAGLERLRVAHVCVVGVGGVGSWAVEGLARSGVGALTLIDLDDVCVTNTNRQMPALASTVGRPKVEVLAERVRDINPECRVTARPEFFTEASAEALLTGPFDFVIDAIDKMSKKALLIAEARQRGWRVLTVGGAGGRRDPTQICTGDLGDAGGDELLRQVRKKLRRDHGFAHGEQTGKMRWEVRCVWSSEPQVFPWADGNCAREREPGSELQLDCEAGFGTGVFVTGAFGLAAAGEVVRALAHADKVED, from the coding sequence ATGGCGGAATTCGAAGAACGATTCAGCGGAGTGGCCCGGCTCGTTGGCAAAGCCGGACTCGAGCGGCTGCGGGTGGCGCACGTGTGCGTGGTGGGCGTGGGCGGCGTCGGTTCGTGGGCGGTGGAAGGACTCGCACGGAGCGGCGTGGGCGCGTTGACGCTGATCGATCTGGACGACGTGTGCGTCACGAACACCAACCGGCAAATGCCGGCGCTCGCCTCGACCGTGGGCCGGCCGAAGGTCGAGGTGCTGGCGGAGCGCGTGCGCGATATCAACCCGGAGTGCCGCGTCACGGCGCGGCCGGAGTTTTTCACGGAAGCGTCGGCAGAGGCACTGCTGACCGGGCCGTTCGATTTCGTGATCGATGCGATCGACAAGATGTCGAAGAAGGCGCTGCTGATTGCGGAGGCGCGACAGCGCGGCTGGCGGGTGCTCACGGTCGGTGGAGCGGGCGGACGGCGGGATCCGACCCAGATCTGCACGGGCGATCTGGGTGATGCCGGGGGTGACGAACTGCTTCGGCAGGTGCGGAAGAAGCTGCGACGCGATCACGGGTTCGCGCACGGCGAGCAAACCGGAAAAATGCGGTGGGAGGTTCGCTGCGTGTGGTCGAGCGAGCCGCAGGTTTTCCCATGGGCGGATGGCAACTGTGCGCGCGAGCGCGAGCCGGGTTCGGAGCTTCAGCTCGATTGCGAGGCGGGTTTTGGCACGGGCGTGTTCGTGACCGGCGCGTTCGGACTGGCGGCGGCGGGCGAAGTGGTCCGCGCGCTGGCGCACGCGGACAAAGTTGAAGATTGA
- a CDS encoding putative quinol monooxygenase produces the protein MLVVHVHVHVQPDCVEAFKVASLDNARASVQEPGVARFDVMQQAEDPTRFVLVEAYRTPTAPAAHKETAHYAKWRDTVAPMMAEPRTSVKYANVFPGDAEL, from the coding sequence ATGCTCGTCGTCCACGTCCACGTTCACGTCCAACCCGACTGCGTCGAAGCCTTCAAAGTCGCTTCCCTCGACAACGCCCGCGCCAGCGTGCAGGAACCCGGCGTCGCCCGCTTCGACGTCATGCAACAGGCCGAAGATCCCACCCGCTTCGTGTTGGTCGAGGCCTATCGCACGCCGACCGCTCCCGCCGCCCACAAGGAAACCGCGCACTACGCGAAATGGCGCGACACCGTGGCCCCGATGATGGCCGAGCCGCGCACAAGCGTGAAGTACGCGAACGTGTTTCCCGGCGACGCGGAACTTTAG
- a CDS encoding iron-containing alcohol dehydrogenase gives MRFEFATANRILFGAGVLAELPAAARALGRRALVVTGRNPARAQPVLDLLASTGLATTTFAVAGEPTTDDAAYGAEQARAAGCDFVIGFGGGSALDAAKAIAALITNHGDLLDYLEVIGRAQPLAHPAAPVIAIPTTAGTGAEVTRNAVLASPAHRVKVSLRSPHMLPRVALVDPTLTHALSPELTATTGLDALTQLIEPYLSCRANPMTDALCVEGLRRAATSLWAAVDEGSNTLARENMAIASLFGGLALANAGLGAVHGFAGPIGGMFPAPHGAVCAALLPHVMRANLTALRLRAPESESLRRFDDLARLLTGRPHATAEEALRWIHDLVATLHIPRLSAYGLSAGDAPAVVAAAAKASSMKANPLPLTDDELHAIYTRAL, from the coding sequence ATGCGTTTCGAATTCGCCACCGCCAACCGCATCCTTTTCGGCGCCGGCGTGCTCGCCGAGTTGCCCGCCGCCGCCCGCGCGCTCGGCCGCCGCGCGCTCGTCGTCACCGGCCGCAACCCCGCCCGCGCGCAGCCGGTGCTCGATCTCCTCGCTTCCACCGGTCTCGCCACGACCACGTTCGCGGTCGCCGGCGAACCGACGACGGACGACGCTGCGTACGGCGCCGAGCAGGCCCGCGCAGCCGGCTGCGATTTCGTGATCGGCTTCGGCGGCGGCAGCGCACTCGACGCGGCAAAGGCGATCGCAGCGTTGATCACCAACCACGGCGATCTGCTGGACTACCTTGAGGTCATCGGTCGCGCGCAGCCGCTGGCCCATCCCGCCGCCCCGGTGATCGCGATTCCCACCACCGCCGGCACCGGCGCCGAGGTGACGCGCAACGCTGTCCTCGCCTCGCCCGCCCACCGCGTGAAAGTCAGCCTGCGCAGCCCGCACATGCTGCCGCGCGTCGCGCTGGTCGATCCCACGCTCACCCACGCCCTTTCGCCCGAACTCACGGCCACGACCGGACTCGACGCGCTCACCCAGCTGATCGAGCCCTACCTTTCCTGCCGCGCCAATCCGATGACCGATGCGCTCTGCGTCGAAGGCCTGCGACGCGCTGCGACCTCGCTCTGGGCCGCCGTTGACGAGGGCAGCAATACGCTCGCGCGTGAAAACATGGCGATCGCGAGCTTGTTTGGCGGACTCGCGCTCGCCAACGCCGGACTCGGCGCCGTGCACGGTTTTGCCGGTCCGATCGGCGGCATGTTCCCGGCGCCGCACGGTGCAGTCTGCGCGGCGCTGTTGCCGCATGTGATGAGGGCCAATCTTACCGCGCTGCGATTGCGCGCGCCCGAGTCCGAGAGCCTGCGCCGCTTCGACGACCTCGCCCGGTTGCTCACGGGTCGACCGCACGCGACCGCCGAGGAAGCGCTCCGCTGGATCCATGATCTCGTCGCCACGCTACACATTCCGCGCCTGTCGGCGTATGGTTTGTCAGCCGGCGACGCGCCCGCCGTGGTCGCCGCCGCCGCGAAAGCGAGCAGCATGAAAGCCAACCCGCTGCCCCTCACCGACGACGAACTCCACGCGATCTATACCCGGGCACTTTGA
- a CDS encoding type II toxin-antitoxin system death-on-curing family toxin, whose protein sequence is MVAALHRKSIECFGGIEGLRDRGIVESALAAGENAFIYGRGDLHEIAAAYTYHLAQNQGFLDGNKRTAVACAITFLMCNGCDDCSDDSVLYSAMIAIAEHRMDKQALAAVLRRQFPKAP, encoded by the coding sequence ATCGTCGCGGCGTTACACCGAAAATCCATCGAATGCTTCGGTGGAATCGAAGGACTGCGTGATCGTGGAATCGTAGAGTCGGCTTTGGCGGCTGGAGAGAACGCCTTCATATACGGGAGAGGCGACCTGCACGAGATAGCAGCAGCCTATACTTACCATCTTGCACAGAACCAAGGTTTCCTCGACGGCAACAAGCGGACTGCCGTGGCGTGCGCGATCACGTTCTTGATGTGCAACGGCTGCGACGATTGTTCGGATGATTCCGTCCTCTATAGCGCGATGATCGCCATCGCGGAACACCGCATGGACAAGCAGGCTCTTGCAGCGGTCCTTCGACGCCAGTTTCCGAAGGCGCCTTAA
- a CDS encoding AAA family ATPase — MPTDVKRIAVYGTESTGKTQLAEMLARCFGVPCVPEYAREFWDQQGVITLEDMLPIAREQWRREDEAVQRQAAESAAERRFVICDTDALTTMLWSDLLYGTCPEELRRVVERRCRNYALYLLLDADVPFAPDPARCFPDPADRAKAARVWRGALERRQLPFVDIRGTWAEREQAAIAAVEQVLARTV; from the coding sequence ATGCCAACTGACGTGAAGCGCATCGCGGTCTACGGGACCGAGTCGACCGGCAAAACGCAGCTCGCCGAGATGCTGGCGCGGTGCTTTGGCGTTCCGTGCGTGCCGGAATATGCGCGCGAATTCTGGGATCAGCAGGGCGTGATCACGCTGGAGGACATGCTGCCGATCGCGCGGGAACAATGGCGGCGCGAAGACGAAGCAGTGCAGCGGCAAGCGGCCGAGAGCGCGGCGGAGCGACGGTTCGTGATCTGTGACACCGACGCGCTGACGACGATGCTGTGGAGCGATCTGCTGTATGGCACGTGCCCGGAGGAGTTGCGGCGGGTGGTGGAGCGGCGCTGCCGGAACTATGCGCTCTATCTGCTGCTGGATGCCGACGTGCCGTTCGCGCCGGATCCAGCGCGATGTTTTCCAGATCCGGCGGACCGCGCGAAGGCCGCGCGGGTGTGGCGCGGCGCGCTCGAGCGACGGCAACTGCCGTTCGTGGACATCCGCGGCACCTGGGCTGAGCGCGAGCAGGCGGCGATCGCGGCGGTGGAGCAGGTGCTTGCGCGCACTGTTTGA
- the pnuC gene encoding nicotinamide riboside transporter PnuC, giving the protein MSIYEILGTVLGIVGVWLMIRQNVWGWPVGIVQVALYAWVFYEARLYSDALLQLFFFAIQAYGWWHWLRGEKDEGGVTRTQPAALPVTQLRWRGVLGWIGAGAIATATWGELMRRTTDAALPHWDAFILVFSLIAQWLQARKRLECWAGWMIVNVVAIGVYWAKDLRLTAGLYLVFFGMAVAGHVAWRRSLATSLGH; this is encoded by the coding sequence ATGTCCATTTACGAAATCCTCGGCACCGTGCTCGGCATTGTTGGCGTCTGGCTGATGATCCGGCAGAACGTCTGGGGCTGGCCGGTCGGGATCGTGCAGGTGGCGCTCTACGCGTGGGTTTTTTATGAGGCCCGCCTCTACTCGGACGCGTTGCTGCAACTCTTCTTTTTTGCGATTCAGGCGTATGGCTGGTGGCATTGGCTGCGGGGCGAAAAGGACGAGGGCGGCGTGACGCGAACACAACCCGCAGCGCTGCCAGTGACGCAACTGCGCTGGCGCGGCGTGCTGGGCTGGATTGGCGCGGGCGCGATTGCCACCGCGACGTGGGGTGAGCTGATGCGGCGGACGACCGATGCGGCACTACCACACTGGGACGCGTTCATCCTCGTGTTCAGCCTGATCGCGCAATGGTTGCAGGCACGGAAGCGGCTCGAATGCTGGGCCGGCTGGATGATCGTCAACGTCGTCGCGATTGGCGTTTATTGGGCGAAGGATCTGCGACTGACGGCAGGACTGTATCTCGTGTTTTTCGGGATGGCGGTGGCCGGACATGTTGCGTGGCGGCGAAGCCTTGCGACATCCCTTGGTCATTGA